The Papaver somniferum cultivar HN1 chromosome 3, ASM357369v1, whole genome shotgun sequence genome includes a region encoding these proteins:
- the LOC113357764 gene encoding protein SCAR2-like → MPLTRYEIRNEYALADPQLYKQPPNLKDDPEALLEAVAMSGFVGLLRQLGDLAEFASEIFHDLHEEVMTTSARGHGLMTRLQQIEADVPLVERGLLSQTSFSQFLHNGGVDWHTNFRIDQNQITRGDLPRFIMDSYEECRGPPRLFLLDKFDTAGAGACLKRYSDPSFYKSFSETTQIEGQSEKRARKFKRKSAYRKYGETLGSTPTSHPKLHELLSEDKIQTQNGRPPIHHVRLKKRTSSSSLLNSPTGKSYMEKYLVSVSPLSNPPYESPLRLEMEPSNSSGLIQEIHEVHVSSSPVNKSRKREISSAPSPSKQGMVRKQSLDDLNVNIVEKEVLKLSESTPDVKLENIPSTRGMAEDGKEVVGDNKDRKTETSSDGYRSDDINEVENYVDASPTMEREAETEVDERCKGDINVFMDERKGGDSNKHEEREKLEAQCSASMSAGNSYPSDDDNNSLIEGRFSLSYSSPPSKLSKTTPANGDAAAEVHSFTDRVVDSGSYILDHDTDKKNKSQVVVPPKDIEDSATENLSNGGLEIAEVQYSDTAALPDASTDDQPVGVKPGCVVMEAENGISLTTENKPAALGLPLVGIDCPEVENNPVVLPNGSASDLVEDKTPADWVLFNSFSKKEVAGAPLDFFSRTAKSDTSESASTEEAYSHFTHLGSKAIYEVVNGTCHGALGSPSEGTLKLQNGSNSNGDLCLDKPETNEFSTETRQIGKESAVDPTSFNLESHEPSGSELLDNVDDSLCSARGENHLNLSDDTNDLLTLRLSDRESESKQPPLEHLSNSTEGTMPSGSRSPPESGSHSENGFEDSTDQVSEVTHHQPLGNAKPVNPSASFPLADNEKPPQDPLNLKEETVQTCIDPSTTQPATATEMIQQDFPTPEANTLLHLPAQEGENFQQDSVSGTETEPMSKSLKPFRYASLPSETEAIDPQHLQAAALTREDDIPFVGQRVQPHNSLTTPNHGSEHGLVNLEEELMDFEDGIRRTKIPRGPRPPDALIEAVASHDKSRLRKVTERALSQLQPKEDERNSLLEQIRNRSFSLKPAAVTRPSVQGPRTNLKLVAILEKANAIRQALAGSDDDDDEDGWSDS, encoded by the exons ATGCCATTGACAAGATATGAGATAAGGAATGAATACGCATTAGCTGATCCACAGCTTTATAAACAACCTCCTAATCTTAAAGATGATCCTGAAGCGCTGCTTGAAGCTGTGGCCATGTCCGGTTTTGTTGGTCTTCTTCGTCAACTCGGTGACCTTGCTGA GTTTGCGTCGGAGATATTCCATGACCTCCATGAAGAAGTGATGACAACTTCAGCTAGAGGTCACGGACTAATGACTCGTCTCCAGCAGATTGAGGCAGATGTCCCGTTAGTTGAGAGAGGATTGCTTTCACAGACTAGTTTCTCTCAATTCCTTCATAATGGAG GTGTTGACTGGCATACAAATTTCAGAATCGACCAGAATCAGATTACTCGGGGAGATTTGCCTCGATTTATTATGGATTCTTATGAAGAATGTCGAGGCCCACCTCGGTTATTTCTGCTTGACAA GTTTGATACAGCGGGTGCTGGAGCTTGTTTAAAGAGATATTCTGATCCTTCATTTTACAAATCCTTTTCTGAAACAACACAAATAGAAGGTCAGAGCGAAAAGAGAGCCCGTAAATTTAAG AGGAAATCCGCATAtcggaaatatggagaaactctgGGATCGACCCCAACATCACATCCCAA ATTGCATGAGTTGTTGTCAGAGGATAAAATCCAGACTCAGAATGGTCGTCCACCCATTCATCATGTGAGATTGAAAAAGAGGACATCAAGTTCCTCCCTTCTTAATTCCCCAACTGGGAAAAGCTACATGGAGAAATATCTGGTTTCTGTTTCACCCTTAAGCAATCCTCCTTATGAAAGTCCTCTGCGGTTAGAGATGGAACCCAGTAATTCGTCTGGCCTGATTCAGGAAATACACGAGGTTCATGTAAGTAGTAGCCCTGTGAACAAATCAAGGAAGAGAGAGATAAGTTCAGCTCCTTCTCCTAGTAAACAGGGCATGGTTCGTAAACAATCTTTGGATGATttaaatgtaaacattgttgagAAAGAAGTTTTGAAGTTGTCGGAATCAACTCCAGACGTTAAATTAGAGAATATACCATCCACACGTGGTATGGCAGAGGATGGAAAGGAAGTAGTTGGGGACAATAAGGACAGGAAAACGGAAACAAGTTCAGATGGGTATCGGTCTGACGACATAAATGAGGTGGAAAATTACGTCGATGCCTCTCCTACAATGGAACGAGAAGCTGAAACAGAAGTTGATGAAAGATGCAAGGGTGATATAAATGTTTTCATGGATGAGAGAAAAGGCGGGGATTCTAACAAGCATGAAGAAAGGGAGAAGCTTGAAGCTCAGTGTTCGGCTTCAATGTCAGCTGGAAATTCTTATCCTTCAGATGATGACAATAATTCACTCATTGAAGGTAGATTCAGTTTATCTTACTCCAGTCCTCCAAGCAAATTGTCTAAAACTACCCCAGCGAATGGTGATGCAGCAGCCGAAGTACATAGTTTCACAGATAGAGTAGTTGACAGCGGCAGTTATATCTTGGACCATGATACTGATAAGAAAAACAAATCTCAGGTAGTGGTTCCAccaaaagatattgaagatagtGCCACTGAAAATTTGTCAAATGGAGGGCTTGAGATAGCAGAAGTTCAGTATTCAGACACAGCAGCACTGCCTGATGCTAGCACGGATGATCAACCGGTTGGTGTGAAGCCTGGTTGCGTAGTCATGGAAGCAGAGAATGGTATTTCATTGACTACAGAAAATAAGCCTGCTGCACTGGGGTTACCATTAGTTGGCATTGATTGTCCTGAAGTAGAAAATAATCCTGTAGTACTGCCTAACGGATCAGCTAGTGACTTGGTCGAAGATAAAACTCCAGCGGATTGGGTTCTTTTTAACTCTTTCAGTAAGAAGGAAGTTGCTGGTGCCCCTCTTGACTTCTTCTCTAGAACCGCCAAATCTGATACTTCAGAGTCAGCATCAACGGAGGAGGCTTACTCACATTTCACTCACTTAGGCAGTAAAGCCATTTATGAGGTTGTTAATGGCACATGCCATGGTGCACTTGGGTCTCCATCTGAGGGTACACTGAAGTTGCAAAATGGAAGTAATAGCAATGGTGATCTATGCCTAGATAAGCCAGAAACTAATGAATTCTCAACTGAGACGCGTCAAATTGGGAAAGAATCAGCAGTTGACCCTACAAGTTTCAACCTTGAGTCACATGAGCCTTCTGGTTCTGAGTTATTAGATAATGTTGATGATTCACTCTGCTCTGCACGAGGAGAAAACCATTTGAATCTCAGTGATGACACAAATGATCTCCTAACATTGAGGTTAAGTGATCGAGAATCAGAGTCAAAACAGCCTCCTCTGGAACATCTTTCTAACAGTACTGAAGGGACCATGCCATCAGGTAGCCGTTCGCCCCCAGAATCTGGATCCCATTCTGAGAATGGATTTGAAGACAGCACTGATCAAGTCTCTGAAGTAACTCATCATCAACCATTGGGTAATGCAAAACCTGTAAATCCATCTGCATCCTTCCCACTGGCAGACAATGAAAAGCCGCCACAAGATCCCCTGAACTTGAAAGAAGAAACAGTGCAGACCTGTATTGACCCATCTACTACACAACCAGCCACAGCAACTGAGATGATTCAACAAGATTTCCCAACTCCAGAGGCAAACACACTCTTGCATTTACCTGCCCAAGAAGGTGAGAACTTTCAGCAAGATTCCGTTTCAGGGACAGAAACAGAGCCCATGTCAAAGTCACTCAAGCCTTTCCGGTATGCTTCCCTACCTTCAGAAACAGAAGCGATAGACCCTCAACATTTACAAGCAGCGGCACTAACTAGAGAAGATGACATACCTTTCGTGGGACAACGGGTGCAGCCTCATAATTCACTCACTACACCAAATCATGGGTCGGAACATGGTCTTGTAAATCTAGAGGAAGAATTGATGGATTTTGAAGATGGAATTCGCAGAACCAAGATACCCCGTGGTCCCCGCCCACCCGACGCTCTCATCGAAGCTGTTGCTTCTCATGACAAAAGCAGG TTGAGAAAGGTAACAGAACGAGCTCTCTCTCAGCTTCAACCAAAGGAGGATGAAAGGAATTCATTGCTAGAGCAGATAAGAAACAGG TCGTTCAGCCTGAAACCAGCTGCTGTTACAAGACCTAGTGTTCAGGGTCCCAGAACCAACCTGAAACTTGTTGCCATTCTGGAAAAAGCAAATGCCATTCGCCAG GCATTAGCTGGAAGTGACGACGATGATGACGAGGATGGTTGGAGTGATTCTTGA
- the LOC113360176 gene encoding subtilisin-like protease SBT1.4 yields MWRMKTSLFWRVSVLLVFTALIIPSYSQDQLSDHDHEQLKTFIVFVSKSDNPSVFSSHLDWYSATLESLSPSPISSVSSDHYESPSREIMYSYDHVAHGFAARLTPSQASHLESLPGILSVIPDSFVEPHTTHSPQFLGLNDGYGLLPNSSYGEDVIIGVFDGGIWPEHQSFNDFGLTPVPKRWKGTCQTGPDFPSCNRKLIGAQAFYKGIEAHLGHRFDADGSKDSRSPRDTSGHGTHCAATAAGSPVMNAGFHNYSVGEAKGVATKARIAAYKVMWKGGGVTSDSLAGYEQAVKDGVDVMSISLGDGYGTPYHRSPIAIGTFGSMEKGIVVSLAAGNNGAKGPKIVGNSAPWMLTVGGSTIDRESRADVILGDGQIIPGVSLYYGYPIPYNTTYLEIVYIQKSDGSSNKCLPGSLSATQVAGKIVVCNADLKNPAVKKASVVREARGVGMIHVQTIDQFEALGARNYPIPATEVTKSFGLRIITYITSNRKYDNKPTAKIMFRGTVTGSFSLSPAPKVATFSSTGPNPLIPEILKPDVIAPGVNILAARSGSDAEFVMMSGTSMACPHVSGLAALLRNAFPKWSPAAIKSALMTTAYTVYSSGKYITVINKTAGVNGKISTPFQHGSVHVDPNKALNPGLVYDITPSDYEAFLCTIGHNKRQIKHFVKDREVDCDFVRLSTVGDLNYPSFSVVFESAEKSQTMKYKRVVTNVGISADAIYKLKIRSQTPYVKISVSPTNSCSVRV; encoded by the coding sequence ATGTGGAGAATGAAAACTTCATTATTTTGGAGAGTTTCGGTATTATTGGTGTTCACTGCACTGATCATCCCATCCTATTCTCAGGATCAACTCTCTGATCATGATCATGAACAGCTAAAGACTTTCATAGTGTTTGTTTCTAAATCGGACAACCCTTCGGTTTTTAGCTCTCATCTCGATTGGTATAGTGCAACTCTCgaatctctctcaccttcaccaaTATCATCAGTATCTTCAGATCATTATGAATCTCCTTCTCGAGAAATCATGTACAGTTACGACCACGTAGCTCATGGTTTCGCAGCCAGACTAACACCTTCTCAAGCATCTCATCTCGAAAGCTTACCAGGCATACTCTCCGTCATCCCTGACAGTTTTGTCGAACCACATACTACTCACTCTCCTCAGTTCCTTGGGCTGAATGACGGTTATGGTCTTTTACCTAATTCAAGTTACGGAGAGGACGTCATTATCGGTGTTTTCGACGGTGGTATCTGGCCGGAACATCAAAGTTTTAATGACTTTGGTTTAACTCCTGTTCCAAAACGATGGAAAGGTACTTGCCAGACAGGGCCTGACTTCCCTTCATGTAACAGGAAGTTAATCGGTGCTCAAGCTTTTTACAAAGGAATTGAAGCACATCTCGGTCATAGATTTGATGCGGACGGTAGTAAAGATTCAAGATCTCCGAGGGATACTAGCGGACATGGTACACATTGTGCAGCTACTGCCGCTGGATCTCCAGTCATGAACGCCGGGTTTCATAACTATTCCGTTGGAGAAGCCAAAGGTGTTGCAACTAAAGCTAGAATTGCTGCTTACAAGGTCATGTGGAAGGGTGGAGGTGTTACTTCTGATTCTCTAGCTGGTTATGAGCAAGCTGTAAAAGATGGAGTTGATGTGATGTCTATATCATTAGGTGATGGCTATGGTACTCCATACCACCGAAGTCCAATAGCCATTGGAACTTTTGGTTCAATGGAGAAGGGAATTGTGGTTTCTCTTGCCGCTGGAAATAATGGAGCTAAAGGTCCGAAAATAGTTGGTAATTCCGCACCGTGGATGTTGACGGTCGGAGGATCAACTATTGACAGGGAATCTCGTGCCGATGTGATTTTAGGCGATGGCCAAATTATCCCAGGTGTTTCATTGTATTATGGATATCCAATACCATACAATACTACTTACTTAGAGATTGTTTACATTCAAAAAAGTGACGGTTCTTCTAACAAATGCTTACCAGGATCCTTAAGTGCTACTCAAGTTGCTGGAAAAATTGTAGTTTGTAATGCTGATCTTAAAAATCCTGCAGTGAAAAAAGCCAGCGTTGTCAGGGAAGCTAGGGGTGTTGGAATGATTCATGTCCAAACGATCGACCAGTTCGAAGCATTGGGGGCGAGAAACTATCCGATTCCAGCAACTGAAGTCACCAAAAGTTTTGGCTTGAGGATTATTACATATATTACTAGTAACAGGAAATATGATAATAAACCAACAGCTAAAATCATGTTCCGAGGAACTGTAACTGGATCTTTTTCTTTGTCGCCCGCTCCTAAAGTTGCCACCTTCTCTAGCACAGGTCCGAATCCGCTAATCCCGGAGATTCTCAAACCAGATGTTATTGCACCTGGGGTAAATATCTTGGCTGCTCGGTCCGGTTCTGATGCTGAATTTGTAATGATGAGTGGTACTTCCATGGCATGCCCTCATGTTAGCGGATTGGCTGCACTGCTTCGAAATGCATTTCCCAAGTGGTCTCCTGCTGCTATCAAATCCGCTCTAATGACAACTGCTTATACTGTTTACAGTTCAGGTAAGTATATTACTGTTATTAATAAGACTGCTGGTGTCAATGGAAAAATTTCAACACCATTCCAACATGGGTCTGTACATGTCGATCCAAACAAAGCTCTAAATCCAGGTTTGGTGTACGATATTACTCCTAGTGATTATGAAGCTTTTCTTTGCACGATTGGGCACAACAAAAGACAGATTAAACATTTTGTCAAGGATAGAGAGGTTGATTGTGATTTCGTCAGGTTATCTACCGTAGGTGATCTAAACTATCCTTCATTTTCTGTTGTTTTTGAATCTGCTGAAAAATCTCAAACGATGAAGTATAAGAGAGTGGTTACgaatgttggaatttcagcaGATGCAATTTACAAACTGAAAATTAGATCACAAACACCGTATGTTAAGATCAGTGTTTCGCCAACTAACTCGTGTTCAGTAAGGGTATAA